A DNA window from Dehalococcoidia bacterium contains the following coding sequences:
- a CDS encoding winged helix-turn-helix transcriptional regulator: MNRWGLLTNHALVLVHVVENPRSTLRQIADAVGITDRAAQSILRALEGDDIVARRKEGRRNIYTVDLDALLAHRQYGKYSIAEIASALLRLSGQGGAMPLAGEMGTVSDTRRTVMERLPPGDENGSS; encoded by the coding sequence ATGAACCGATGGGGATTACTCACGAACCATGCCCTGGTCCTGGTCCACGTCGTCGAGAATCCCCGCTCGACGCTCCGGCAGATCGCCGACGCCGTCGGGATCACCGACCGGGCCGCGCAGTCCATCCTTCGCGCGCTGGAGGGGGACGATATCGTCGCCCGGCGGAAGGAGGGTCGCCGGAACATCTATACGGTCGACCTGGACGCCTTGCTGGCGCACCGCCAGTACGGCAAGTACAGCATCGCCGAGATCGCGAGCGCGCTGCTCAGGCTGTCCGGGCAGGGCGGCGCCATGCCGCTGGCCGGCGAGATGGGGACCGTCTCGGACACACGGCGGACGGTGATGGAGCGGCTGCCCCCGGGAGATGAGAACGGGTCATCCTGA
- the dapB gene encoding 4-hydroxy-tetrahydrodipicolinate reductase — translation MIRVLISGSGKMGRAIVDAVDAEADLDPVGVVDGLVTPGSWRLPSGSDIPLFADVDAACTGSKPDVVIDFTNAAWTPVLTDAALAHGVRPVIGTSGLADDYVARLTKQCAEQRLGGVIAANFAIGAVLMMHMARVASKYFDAAEIIELHHDQKVDAPSGTAIATARGMAAARGKPFERNVPDATPIAGARDASVEGVTVHSVRLRGLVAHQEVIFGGLGQTLTIRHDTTGRESFMPGIILATREVMRRQDLVIGLDRLIGLD, via the coding sequence ATGATCCGCGTGCTGATCTCCGGCAGTGGCAAGATGGGACGCGCCATCGTTGACGCGGTCGATGCAGAGGCCGACCTCGATCCTGTCGGCGTCGTCGATGGCCTCGTGACGCCCGGGTCGTGGCGTCTTCCTTCCGGCAGCGACATCCCGCTCTTCGCCGACGTCGACGCCGCGTGCACCGGGAGCAAGCCCGACGTCGTCATTGACTTCACGAACGCCGCCTGGACGCCCGTCCTCACCGACGCGGCGCTCGCCCACGGCGTGCGTCCCGTCATCGGCACGTCCGGGCTCGCCGACGACTACGTGGCGCGCCTCACCAAGCAATGCGCCGAACAACGGCTCGGCGGCGTCATCGCCGCGAACTTCGCTATCGGCGCCGTGCTGATGATGCATATGGCGCGCGTCGCGTCGAAGTACTTCGACGCGGCGGAGATCATCGAGTTGCACCACGACCAGAAGGTCGATGCGCCGTCCGGCACGGCGATCGCGACGGCGCGCGGCATGGCGGCGGCGCGCGGCAAGCCCTTCGAGCGCAACGTCCCCGATGCGACGCCGATCGCCGGCGCCCGCGACGCATCCGTCGAAGGCGTGACGGTGCATAGCGTGCGGCTGCGCGGGCTGGTGGCGCACCAGGAGGTGATCTTTGGTGGCCTCGGGCAGACGCTTACGATCCGCCACGATACGACCGGCCGCGAGTCCTTCATGCCCGGCATCATCCTTGCCACCCGTGAAGTGATGCGGCGGCAGGATCTCGTCATCGGCCTCGACCGCCTGATCGGCCTCGACTGA
- a CDS encoding acyl-ACP desaturase, whose product MSKLPLKTSYPFTGHQPALTALERRTVPSRDDVIEFYKTHERMSWSLTEMLDVSPSQIAVDALTEADVYVVESTMLVESNNPDYVANLLEYFAADQHACDFIMMWAVEEWKHYYALRDYLAKARVALHESNATNGAPARTQLHLRDLVEAALAEQIDDVRANSAENWGIPLHYLPVQVVANTTLQEFVTAEFYRNHARQTREPVLKKLEHLLAKDESRHEMFYEQKMHDVLNAQPELMSDAIAALKEFGMPGAYLVDRYDERRTAMENAAFPTVSAKRGAFARLFAKLERMVGRDRAMEVLTDGNYLSDGENDRRKRPSQALISRLITSKIAG is encoded by the coding sequence GTGTCCAAGCTTCCCCTCAAGACCAGTTATCCGTTTACCGGCCACCAGCCGGCCCTCACCGCTCTCGAACGCCGCACCGTCCCCAGTCGCGACGACGTCATCGAGTTCTACAAGACGCACGAGCGCATGAGCTGGAGCCTCACGGAGATGCTCGACGTCTCCCCCTCGCAGATCGCAGTCGACGCGCTGACAGAGGCCGACGTCTACGTCGTCGAGTCGACCATGCTCGTCGAGAGCAACAACCCTGACTACGTCGCCAACCTGCTCGAGTACTTCGCCGCGGACCAGCACGCCTGCGACTTCATAATGATGTGGGCGGTCGAGGAGTGGAAGCACTATTACGCGCTCCGCGACTACCTGGCGAAGGCGCGCGTCGCGCTGCACGAGAGCAACGCGACGAACGGCGCCCCGGCGCGGACGCAGCTCCATCTTCGCGATCTTGTCGAAGCGGCGTTGGCCGAACAGATCGACGACGTCCGCGCGAACAGCGCCGAGAACTGGGGCATTCCGCTGCACTACCTGCCGGTGCAGGTCGTCGCGAACACGACGCTCCAGGAATTCGTGACGGCCGAGTTCTATCGCAACCACGCTCGCCAGACGCGCGAGCCCGTGCTCAAGAAGCTCGAGCATCTCCTCGCCAAGGACGAGTCGCGCCATGAGATGTTCTACGAGCAGAAGATGCACGACGTCCTGAATGCGCAGCCCGAACTCATGTCCGACGCGATCGCCGCGCTCAAGGAGTTCGGCATGCCCGGCGCGTACCTGGTCGACCGCTACGACGAACGCCGCACGGCCATGGAGAACGCCGCGTTCCCGACGGTCAGTGCCAAGCGCGGCGCCTTCGCTCGCCTCTTCGCCAAGCTCGAGCGCATGGTCGGACGCGACCGCGCGATGGAAGTCCTGACCGATGGCAATTACCTGTCGGACGGCGAAAACGATCGGCGCAAGCGTCCCAGCCAGGCGCTGATCTCCCGGCTGATCACGTCGAAGATCGCCGGCTGA
- a CDS encoding cupin domain-containing protein has protein sequence MKLRIGIAVLALAGILGVFVTTALATPGSPLTVETARGELDGSLNVNARFGHGASVKIKTRGPTEVVTQRVEIPPGGTTGWHTHPGPNVNVISRGTLTLYHAEHCEHGIAYGQGSSFPTYPDQVHLARNNGTDTLVFFATYFMPKTTPPLPIRLDAPSPGPECPL, from the coding sequence ATGAAGCTCAGGATCGGCATCGCAGTACTGGCGCTCGCCGGCATCCTCGGGGTGTTCGTCACCACGGCGCTCGCTACGCCGGGCAGCCCGCTCACCGTCGAGACGGCACGCGGTGAACTCGACGGCTCGCTGAACGTGAACGCCAGGTTCGGCCACGGCGCGAGCGTGAAGATCAAGACGCGCGGACCGACCGAGGTCGTTACACAGCGGGTGGAAATCCCGCCCGGCGGTACGACGGGCTGGCACACGCATCCCGGCCCCAACGTGAACGTCATCTCGCGAGGCACGCTGACGCTCTATCACGCCGAGCACTGCGAGCACGGCATCGCTTATGGCCAGGGATCGTCGTTTCCGACGTATCCCGATCAGGTCCACCTGGCGAGGAACAATGGGACGGACACGCTGGTCTTCTTCGCAACGTACTTCATGCCGAAGACGACGCCGCCGCTCCCCATCCGTCTCGACGCACCCTCGCCGGGGCCGGAGTGCCCTCTCTGA
- the glnII gene encoding glutamine synthetase GlnII, with protein MGSFYKAEYIWIDGTQPTAKLRSKTKIVPSGEEPPVWGFDGSSTNQAPGSNSDCVLQPVFVCPDPLRGGDHKLVMTEVLLTDMTPHPTNTRAALSEIAERYKSHDMWFGIEQEYTFFEGAKPLGWPDNGFPAPQGGYYCGVGADEVFGREIVEAHTEACLQAGIAISGTNGEVMPGQWEFQVGPVGPLDASDQLWLARWLLYRIAEDFGVSATLYPKPVKGDWNGAGAHTNFSTKEMRSNYDYCVKAAEALSTRHDLHIENYGYAIEERLTGLHETCSYKEFRYGVSDRGASVRIPWQVARDQKGYIEDRRPNANCDPYVVTRLITDTVCSSFESSSPK; from the coding sequence ATGGGATCGTTCTACAAGGCCGAATACATCTGGATCGACGGCACGCAACCGACGGCCAAGCTGCGGTCGAAGACGAAGATCGTGCCGTCGGGCGAAGAGCCGCCGGTGTGGGGCTTCGACGGCTCGAGCACGAACCAGGCGCCCGGGTCCAACTCCGACTGCGTGTTACAGCCGGTCTTCGTGTGCCCAGATCCCCTGCGCGGCGGCGACCACAAGCTGGTGATGACCGAGGTGCTTCTGACCGATATGACGCCGCACCCGACGAACACGCGCGCTGCGTTGTCGGAGATCGCCGAACGCTACAAGTCGCACGACATGTGGTTCGGCATCGAACAGGAGTACACGTTCTTCGAGGGCGCGAAGCCGCTCGGGTGGCCGGACAACGGCTTTCCCGCGCCCCAGGGTGGCTACTACTGCGGCGTCGGCGCGGACGAGGTGTTCGGGCGCGAGATCGTCGAAGCGCACACCGAGGCGTGCCTACAGGCAGGCATCGCAATCTCCGGCACCAACGGCGAGGTGATGCCGGGGCAGTGGGAGTTCCAGGTGGGCCCCGTCGGCCCGCTCGATGCGTCCGACCAGCTCTGGCTGGCGCGATGGCTCCTCTATCGGATCGCCGAGGACTTCGGCGTCAGCGCGACGCTCTACCCGAAGCCGGTGAAGGGCGACTGGAACGGCGCCGGAGCGCACACGAACTTCTCGACGAAGGAGATGCGGTCGAACTACGACTATTGCGTGAAGGCCGCCGAAGCCTTGAGCACGCGACACGACCTGCACATCGAGAACTACGGCTACGCGATCGAAGAGCGGCTCACCGGCTTGCACGAAACGTGCTCGTACAAGGAGTTCCGCTACGGCGTCTCGGACCGGGGCGCCTCGGTGCGCATCCCGTGGCAGGTTGCACGCGACCAGAAGGGCTACATCGAGGACCGGCGCCCGAACGCGAACTGCGACCCATACGTCGTCACGCGGTTGATCACGGATACCGTGTGCAGCTCATTTGAGTCATCGAGTCCCAAGTAG
- a CDS encoding cation:proton antiporter, whose translation MENDTSLLLDLVAAMGVALAGGWLASRIGLSSIAGYVAAGMVISPFTPGFVGDIDRLRFLADIGVVLIMFGIGVQFSIGDLAKVGGKIGMAAIAQVLIVVGVTWAIAGPMGWEWDESLFIGVALASSSSTVISKLLSERGEVSTQHARVSLGWSIVQDLSALIVVAVLIAVTEEGDVGSSVAFATLRGVGFIAVLLIVGVRLVPWLLARIADQGSRELFVLAVAGIALGTALASQEAGLSLAMGAFLAGMVVSESDLSHRVLGELLPARDVFAVLFFVSVGMLIEPDVVGENIGTLLVVLALIIVFKGVLTVGLLRLAGERQNTALVSGAFLAQGGEFTFVFVGLGVDNAVVGADFFSVVVAATALSIVLSPLITAGATRVNRAIEGRPAVDLPEERRPRRVGRKAVVAGYGTVGKTVVDALRGRFEVVVVDEDARALRGLEGENIRVINGDASNPAIIDEMGLDDCRVLVVAIPDPFAARRLVERARMMYPDLDVISRAINEEEASKLRIAGAFDAIVADREVALELVRHSLHRFGVDQRQALAVVQRMRQR comes from the coding sequence ATGGAAAACGACACGAGCCTGCTGCTCGACCTGGTAGCGGCGATGGGCGTCGCACTGGCCGGAGGGTGGCTCGCATCGCGTATCGGGCTGTCTTCCATCGCCGGCTACGTGGCCGCCGGGATGGTGATCAGTCCCTTCACGCCCGGCTTTGTCGGCGACATCGACCGGTTGCGATTCCTGGCGGACATCGGCGTCGTGCTGATCATGTTCGGCATCGGCGTCCAGTTCTCGATTGGCGACCTGGCGAAGGTGGGGGGCAAGATCGGCATGGCTGCGATCGCGCAGGTGCTGATCGTCGTGGGCGTCACGTGGGCGATCGCAGGGCCGATGGGCTGGGAGTGGGACGAATCGCTGTTCATCGGCGTGGCGCTGGCTTCCAGCAGCAGCACGGTGATCAGCAAGCTCCTGTCAGAACGGGGCGAGGTGAGCACGCAGCACGCGCGCGTCAGCCTGGGCTGGAGCATCGTGCAGGATTTATCGGCGCTGATCGTCGTGGCGGTGTTGATCGCCGTGACGGAAGAGGGCGATGTCGGATCGAGCGTCGCGTTTGCGACGTTGCGGGGCGTCGGATTCATCGCCGTTCTGCTCATCGTCGGCGTGCGGCTGGTGCCGTGGCTGCTCGCGCGCATCGCCGACCAGGGCTCGCGCGAGCTGTTCGTGCTGGCCGTGGCGGGGATAGCGCTGGGGACGGCGTTGGCTTCGCAGGAGGCGGGGTTGTCGCTCGCGATGGGCGCATTCCTTGCCGGCATGGTGGTCAGCGAATCGGACCTCTCACACCGCGTGCTGGGTGAACTGCTGCCGGCGCGCGACGTGTTCGCCGTGCTGTTCTTCGTGTCCGTCGGCATGCTGATCGAGCCCGATGTGGTCGGCGAGAACATCGGCACGTTGTTGGTCGTGCTGGCGCTGATCATCGTGTTCAAAGGCGTGCTGACGGTTGGGCTATTGCGGTTGGCGGGAGAACGCCAGAACACGGCGCTCGTGAGCGGAGCGTTCCTGGCGCAGGGTGGTGAGTTCACGTTCGTCTTCGTCGGTCTGGGCGTCGACAACGCCGTGGTGGGTGCTGACTTCTTCTCGGTCGTGGTCGCGGCCACAGCGCTGTCGATCGTCCTCTCGCCGCTGATCACCGCGGGCGCGACACGCGTGAACCGCGCCATCGAAGGGCGGCCCGCGGTCGACCTGCCGGAAGAGCGCCGGCCGCGCCGCGTTGGCCGAAAGGCGGTCGTCGCCGGGTACGGGACCGTCGGCAAGACCGTGGTGGACGCGTTGCGCGGACGGTTCGAGGTCGTCGTCGTCGATGAGGATGCACGTGCGTTGCGCGGGTTGGAGGGCGAGAACATTCGCGTGATCAACGGCGACGCGAGCAACCCGGCGATCATCGATGAGATGGGGCTGGATGACTGCCGCGTGCTCGTCGTCGCGATTCCGGATCCGTTCGCGGCGCGGCGCCTGGTGGAGCGCGCCCGCATGATGTATCCGGACCTGGACGTGATCTCGCGCGCGATCAACGAAGAGGAGGCATCGAAGCTGCGGATTGCCGGCGCCTTCGATGCCATCGTCGCCGATCGCGAGGTGGCGCTCGAGCTGGTGCGTCACAGCCTGCATCGGTTCGGCGTCGACCAGCGGCAGGCGCTGGCGGTCGTGCAGCGGATGCGGCAGCGGTAG
- a CDS encoding VOC family protein, with the protein MAQNNEPGIQDDGGVEPQIARPNSITYIQIPADDPSAVASFYASVFGWSKRGEGDHVSFGDASGYVIGAFVAGRRISREPGILPFVYVDSVDATLAKATANGAKIVRPRYDEGGLWVATIRDPAGNVIGAWQMQPSG; encoded by the coding sequence ATGGCCCAGAACAACGAACCGGGGATACAGGATGACGGCGGCGTCGAGCCACAGATCGCCCGCCCGAACAGCATCACGTACATCCAGATCCCCGCGGACGATCCGAGCGCCGTCGCCAGCTTCTATGCCAGCGTCTTCGGCTGGTCAAAGCGCGGCGAAGGCGACCACGTGAGCTTCGGCGACGCCAGCGGTTACGTGATCGGCGCGTTCGTCGCCGGGCGCCGGATCTCCCGCGAGCCGGGCATCCTGCCGTTCGTGTACGTCGATAGCGTCGACGCGACACTCGCGAAGGCGACCGCCAACGGCGCCAAGATCGTCCGGCCGCGCTACGACGAAGGCGGCCTCTGGGTGGCGACGATCCGCGACCCGGCCGGTAACGTCATCGGCGCCTGGCAGATGCAGCCGTCCGGTTGA
- a CDS encoding YfcE family phosphodiesterase, whose protein sequence is MYRIGLIGDTHYPEAGPLWDEAYDALRGVDVILHAGDLHVVAVLDWLEERCGAPVIGVRGNGDDGSGGRPLCAEDPRLKPVQTLDIEGVRIGLVHDATLPEWPPHRTLESIMEHHFGGRVDVLVHGHTHVTQVEDMRGVLLVNPGSPTFPRNHARRLGTVGFLEVHAGSVRASIHQLVAGR, encoded by the coding sequence ATGTACCGGATCGGGCTGATCGGCGACACGCACTACCCGGAGGCGGGACCGCTATGGGATGAGGCGTACGACGCGCTGCGCGGCGTCGACGTCATCTTGCACGCAGGCGACCTCCACGTCGTGGCGGTGCTCGACTGGCTGGAGGAGCGCTGTGGCGCGCCGGTGATCGGCGTCCGCGGCAACGGTGATGACGGGAGCGGCGGCCGTCCCTTGTGCGCCGAGGACCCGCGTCTCAAGCCGGTGCAAACGCTGGACATCGAGGGCGTACGCATCGGACTCGTGCACGATGCGACGTTGCCGGAGTGGCCGCCGCATCGCACGCTCGAATCGATCATGGAGCATCATTTCGGCGGCCGCGTCGACGTGCTCGTGCACGGCCATACGCATGTCACGCAGGTCGAGGACATGCGCGGCGTGCTGCTGGTGAACCCTGGCAGCCCGACCTTTCCCCGCAACCACGCCCGGCGGCTCGGTACGGTGGGCTTCCTGGAAGTGCACGCCGGATCGGTACGGGCGTCGATCCACCAGCTTGTCGCTGGTCGCTAG
- a CDS encoding alpha/beta fold hydrolase, with translation MEHDIQYCTTGDGGSIAYYTLGEGEPLVVTSTVLWSHLQLPPFAEYHPTDNPEGLGCGLEIVRYDARGTGLSGRDSLDFSLDARVRDLEAVVERLKLKRFAILGPLHGGPAAIAYAVRHPERVSHLILLGSYARGSDNRHAFRHFDSWVERAHEHWTTYTLTIANSNTFFTDSERGRKLAALYRESMTPDSVRAFLESQITIDVTALLPLVAAPTLVMQVALPSNMPQLEWSRELASAIPDAHFVTIASHRWTEEETRVVEDFLGVGQPHASGTAGLTAREMEVLRLIVVGKSSREIATALILSPRTVERHVANIYRKTDTHGRAQLTGFALRRSLV, from the coding sequence ATGGAACACGACATCCAGTACTGCACGACGGGCGACGGCGGCAGCATCGCCTATTACACGCTGGGCGAGGGCGAACCCCTCGTAGTGACTTCCACCGTGCTCTGGAGTCACCTGCAGTTGCCACCCTTCGCCGAGTATCACCCGACCGACAACCCCGAAGGGCTCGGGTGCGGTCTGGAGATCGTGCGCTATGACGCGCGTGGCACCGGGCTGTCCGGCCGGGATTCCCTCGATTTCAGCCTCGACGCGCGCGTACGCGACCTTGAAGCCGTCGTGGAGCGGTTGAAGCTGAAGCGATTCGCGATCCTTGGGCCGTTGCATGGCGGGCCCGCGGCTATTGCATATGCGGTGCGCCACCCGGAGCGCGTATCCCACCTCATCCTGTTAGGTTCCTACGCCCGCGGAAGCGATAACCGGCACGCCTTTCGACACTTTGACTCGTGGGTAGAGAGGGCTCACGAACATTGGACGACCTACACGCTCACTATCGCCAACTCCAACACGTTCTTCACAGATAGCGAGCGGGGGAGGAAGCTTGCCGCCCTCTACCGCGAATCGATGACACCGGATTCGGTACGCGCGTTCCTCGAATCGCAGATCACCATCGACGTGACCGCGCTCCTCCCGCTGGTCGCCGCACCGACGCTTGTGATGCAGGTTGCGCTGCCGAGCAACATGCCGCAGCTGGAATGGTCGCGCGAGCTGGCGTCGGCGATTCCAGATGCGCACTTCGTGACCATCGCGAGCCACAGATGGACAGAGGAGGAGACGCGGGTGGTGGAAGACTTCCTCGGCGTGGGTCAGCCGCATGCTTCCGGCACCGCGGGCCTTACGGCTCGCGAAATGGAAGTACTGCGGCTGATCGTGGTGGGAAAGAGCAGCCGCGAGATTGCAACTGCATTGATCCTCAGTCCGCGCACGGTTGAGCGGCACGTCGCGAACATTTACCGGAAAACGGACACACACGGGAGAGCCCAGCTCACGGGCTTTGCCCTGCGTCGAAGTCTCGTCTAG
- a CDS encoding carbon storage regulator: MLILVRKVQQGIWIEGDIWVKVLSVDRDRVKLGITAPDTVKVMRQELCVDIENAGEFTNGRSHPENVPSEMRGAEEPS, from the coding sequence ATGCTCATTCTTGTAAGGAAGGTCCAGCAGGGCATCTGGATCGAAGGCGACATCTGGGTCAAGGTACTCAGCGTCGACCGGGACCGGGTCAAGCTTGGCATAACGGCGCCGGACACCGTGAAGGTCATGCGCCAGGAGTTGTGCGTCGATATCGAGAACGCCGGCGAATTCACGAACGGGCGATCCCATCCGGAGAACGTACCGTCGGAGATGCGCGGCGCAGAAGAGCCCTCATAG
- a CDS encoding enoyl-CoA hydratase-related protein, translating into MEYRDLLYDVSDNIATVTLNRPERLNAISGGMLASFSDAFREADRDRNVRVIILTGAGRGFCSGLDLKEQGDSSNGNTVNGAAVGISKFDLANSPPIVLHQTDKPVICALNGAAAGYGMDLALGCDIRIAADTAKLAAVFTRRGVLPESGGTWLLPRLVGWEKAAEIAFLGKVLSAQESLEYGLVRKVVPADSLMDEARSLAAEMAKNAPLAVQATKRMMRLSMEETFEANVHHVFLQLLPLFRSNDFTEGVKAFIERREPQFEGR; encoded by the coding sequence ATGGAGTACCGCGACCTTCTCTACGACGTCAGCGACAACATCGCGACGGTCACGCTCAACCGTCCGGAGCGTCTCAACGCGATTAGCGGCGGCATGCTCGCCTCGTTCTCGGATGCATTTCGGGAAGCGGATCGTGACCGCAACGTGCGCGTGATCATCCTCACGGGCGCGGGACGCGGCTTCTGTTCTGGGCTCGACCTGAAAGAGCAGGGCGACAGTTCGAACGGCAACACCGTCAACGGCGCGGCCGTGGGTATCTCGAAATTCGACCTGGCCAACAGCCCGCCGATCGTGCTGCATCAGACGGACAAGCCCGTCATTTGCGCGCTGAACGGCGCGGCCGCCGGATACGGCATGGACTTGGCGCTTGGCTGCGACATCCGCATCGCGGCCGACACGGCCAAGCTCGCGGCTGTGTTCACCAGGCGCGGCGTGCTGCCCGAGAGCGGCGGGACGTGGCTGCTGCCGCGGCTCGTCGGCTGGGAGAAGGCGGCGGAGATCGCGTTTCTCGGCAAGGTGCTGTCGGCGCAGGAATCGCTGGAGTACGGACTGGTGCGCAAGGTCGTACCGGCGGATTCGCTGATGGACGAAGCGCGTTCGCTTGCCGCCGAGATGGCGAAGAACGCGCCGCTCGCCGTGCAGGCGACGAAGCGCATGATGCGCCTGAGCATGGAAGAGACGTTCGAAGCGAACGTGCACCACGTCTTCCTGCAGTTGCTGCCGCTGTTCCGGTCGAATGACTTCACGGAGGGCGTCAAGGCGTTCATCGAGCGGCGAGAGCCGCAGTTCGAAGGGCGCTAG
- the tsaA gene encoding tRNA (N6-threonylcarbamoyladenosine(37)-N6)-methyltransferase TrmO gives MRALWFRFLDWFSRLRGRRSIPREPVSIRPIGVVRNAVTAPRMDGWENVRSDIIVREELSHALDGLEGYSHIIVVFAFDKVPESELKERVRPRGDARIPEQGVLATRSQLRPSPLGVSVVRLLRRRNNILRVQGLDAIDSTPVLDVKPYFPNYDAVQDAEIPDWARALEAAE, from the coding sequence ATGCGCGCGCTCTGGTTTCGCTTCCTGGATTGGTTTTCCCGCTTGCGCGGGCGCCGCTCGATACCCCGCGAACCCGTGAGCATCCGGCCGATCGGCGTCGTGCGGAATGCCGTGACGGCGCCCAGGATGGATGGGTGGGAGAACGTACGCTCTGACATCATCGTGCGGGAGGAGCTGTCGCACGCGCTCGATGGTCTCGAGGGGTACTCGCACATCATCGTCGTCTTCGCGTTCGACAAGGTGCCGGAGTCGGAACTGAAGGAGCGCGTGCGCCCCCGGGGCGATGCGCGGATCCCGGAACAGGGCGTACTCGCGACGCGGAGCCAATTGCGCCCCTCACCGCTCGGCGTCTCCGTCGTGCGGCTGCTGCGGCGCCGCAACAACATTCTGCGCGTACAAGGGCTCGATGCGATCGACTCGACGCCGGTGCTGGACGTAAAGCCGTACTTCCCGAACTACGACGCCGTCCAGGACGCCGAGATCCCGGACTGGGCTCGTGCGCTCGAGGCCGCCGAGTAG
- a CDS encoding endonuclease, with protein sequence MPASLPDADGATLAQIFRLLDDAYGDETWVWDPEHVRGAMDVVAGAVLVQHTTWTNAERALENMRAAGALDPSRLARMPDDALIQLVRVSGTPNVKARRLRAIARTIVDAGGLEALLALDRDDLRRGLLDTHGIGPETADAILLYAAGHRTFLIDAYTQRVFRRIGRGPASNSYDAWQRWFEDRLRDADAGAFQRMHAHIVLHGKAVCRTNPRCGTCPLAGCCDTGSKVLAAPKSGAAPGERG encoded by the coding sequence ATGCCGGCGTCGCTCCCTGACGCGGACGGCGCCACCCTGGCGCAGATCTTCCGGCTGCTCGATGATGCCTATGGCGACGAGACGTGGGTCTGGGACCCTGAACACGTGCGCGGCGCCATGGACGTGGTGGCGGGCGCGGTGCTCGTGCAGCACACGACGTGGACGAACGCCGAGCGTGCGCTCGAGAACATGAGGGCCGCGGGTGCGCTCGACCCGTCGCGGCTCGCGCGCATGCCCGATGACGCGTTGATCCAACTCGTGCGCGTCAGCGGCACGCCGAACGTGAAAGCGCGACGGCTGCGCGCCATCGCGCGGACGATCGTTGACGCGGGCGGACTCGAGGCGCTCCTGGCGCTCGACCGGGACGACCTGCGCCGGGGGCTGCTCGATACGCATGGGATCGGGCCCGAGACCGCCGACGCGATCTTGCTCTATGCCGCTGGGCATCGCACGTTTCTGATCGACGCCTACACGCAGCGCGTGTTCCGCCGCATCGGCCGCGGCCCCGCATCGAATAGCTACGACGCTTGGCAGCGCTGGTTCGAAGACCGCCTGCGCGATGCCGACGCGGGCGCCTTCCAGCGCATGCACGCGCACATCGTCCTGCACGGCAAAGCGGTCTGTCGCACGAATCCGCGCTGCGGGACGTGCCCGCTCGCCGGATGCTGTGACACCGGTTCGAAGGTCCTCGCGGCACCGAAGTCCGGCGCCGCGCCCGGCGAGCGCGGCTAG
- the rpmB gene encoding 50S ribosomal protein L28, translating into MPAICAVCGKGTQFGRNIRHQHSGRWVRKAPRTNRTFRPNLHKQVVFVDGDPIRVKICTRCLRTTSKSKA; encoded by the coding sequence ATGCCGGCGATCTGCGCTGTCTGCGGCAAGGGTACCCAGTTCGGGCGCAACATCCGCCACCAGCACTCGGGGCGATGGGTGCGGAAGGCGCCGCGCACGAACCGCACGTTCCGACCGAACCTGCACAAGCAGGTCGTGTTCGTCGATGGCGACCCGATCCGGGTGAAGATTTGCACGCGCTGCCTGCGCACGACGTCGAAGTCCAAGGCGTAG